A single Plasmodium sp. gorilla clade G2 genome assembly, contig: PADLG01_00_52, whole genome shotgun sequence DNA region contains:
- a CDS encoding cytoadherence linked asexual protein 3.2, putative has translation MYAFCFFAVYPLYAYYENIHFYITSNFRFLDRYYTVFNKYLINFVRTKLKEYTSDILIKYEREAYLSMKKYGYLGEVIASRLSSKDKIMNYLHETNEETMSNLRRYDMENAFKNKMATYVDDFAFFDDCGKNEQFLNERCDYCPVVEEVEETQLQPQLLPHTDETTMVSKPTSTYIDVEKIEETGSADSDDDEKEFDEPDDELMVARFH, from the coding sequence ATGTACgccttttgtttttttgcTGTTTATCCTTTGTATgcatattatgaaaatattcatttCTATATAACTAGCAATTTCCGTTTCTTGGATCGATATTATACTGTattcaataaatatttaataaattttgtgAGAACCAAACTTAAAGAATATACAAGTGATATTCTGATAAAATATGAACGCGAAGCGTACTTGagtatgaaaaaatatgggTATTTAGGTGAAGTTATTGCTTCAAGACTATCGTCTAAAGATAAAATTATGAATTATTTGCACGAAACCAACGAGGAGACCATGAGTAATTTAAGAAGATATGATATGGAAAATGCTTTCAAGAACAAAATGGCTACTTATGTAGATGATTTTGCTTTTTTTGACGATTGTGGCAAAAACGAACAATTTTTAAACGAAAGATGCGATTACTGTCCTGTGGTAGAAGAGGTGGAAGAAACGCAACTACAACCACAATTACTCCCACATACTGATGAGACCACGATGGTGTCGAAACCAACGAGTACCTATATTGATGTTgaaaaaatagaagaaaCAGGTTCGGCAGATAGTGACGATGATGAAAAAGAATTTGACGAACCCGACGACGAATTAATGGTCGCCAGATTTCactaa
- a CDS encoding cytoadherence linked asexual protein 3.1, putative, which translates to MIQRAYVTSLYLPGYYNGIEKCHLHQPNTLSKDSNFLNDVSKCDVCKGAFLYSNMKFDEVPSMLQKFYVYLTKGLKIQKVSSLMRTLDIYQEYSNFLSHDINWYTFLFLFRLTSFKELEKLMKVGTLEKMKKALTFLVHVNSFLQLDFFHQLNEPPLGLPRSYPLSLILEHKFKDWMISSPAGFYFSNYHNPYIRKDLHDKVLSQKFEPPKMNQWNKVLKSLIECAYDMYFDQRHVKNLYKYHNIYNINNKLMLMRDSMDLYKTHFDDVLFFADIFNMRKYMTATPTYKKVKDRVYHTLHSIMGNSVNFYNYGIIYGFKVNKEILKEVVDELYSIYNFNTDIFSDTSFLQTVYLLFRRIEETYRTQRRDDKMSVNNVFFMNVANNYSKLNKEEREIEIHNSMASRYYAKTMFAAFQMLFSTMLSNNADHLDKAYGLSEKYTSSNKYFVCEYQAVASANFYSSKKVGQFIGRKFLPITTFFLYVRLKASIDWVHGIDCTDKEHSTKHSSGNNSECTEVKPSPGSFFFNNYMAPEGARYLFFYFFTNLYLDAGKNFPGGFGPAIKEQTQHVKEHVRTQTFRS; encoded by the exons atGATACAAAGAGCGTACGTCACATCACTTTATTTACCAGGATATTACAAcg gTATTGAGAAATGTCATTTACATCAACCAAACACTTTATCAAAAGATAGTAATTTCCTCAACGATGTATCAAAATGCGATGTATGTAAAGGAGCATTTTTATACTCAAaca tgAAATTTGATGAAGTTCCTTCCATGTTGCAAAAATTTTACGTATATTTAACTAAAGGGCTCAAAATACAAAAAGTATCATCACTAATGAGAACGTTAGATATTTATCAAGAGTATAGTAATTTCTTATCCCATGATATTAATTGGTAcacattcttatttttatttcgtCTTACAAGTTTCAAag aACTGGAAAAATTAATGAAAGTTGGAACgttagaaaaaatgaaaaaagcaCTCACGTTTTTGGTCCATGTCAACTCGTTTCTGCAACTAGATTTTTTCCATCAATTGAATGAACCACCTCTAGGTTTACCAAGATCGTATCCTTTATCGTTAATTCTCGAACATAAATTTAAAGATTGGATGATTAGTTCGCCCGCAGGGTTTTATTTTTCCAATTATCACAATccatatataagaaaagatTTACACGATAAAGTGTTATCACAAAAATTTGAACCTCCAAAAATGAACCAGTGGAACAAAGTTTTGAAATCGTTGATCGAATGTGCCTACGATATGTATTTTGATCAACGACatgtaaaaaatttatataaatatcataatatttataatattaataataaattaatgttAATGCGGGACTCCATGGATTTGTACAAAACACATTTTGACGACGTGTTATTTTTTGCAGATATTTTCAATATGAGAAAATATATGACTGCTACCccaacatataaaaaagtaaaagaTCGAGTCTACCATACATTGCATAGTATTATGGGAAACTCGGTCAATTTTTACAATTATGGTATTATTTATGGATTTAAagtaaataaagaaatattgaAAGAAGTAGTGGACGAATTATAttccatatataattttaacacAGATATATTTTCAGATACGTCTTTTTTACAAAcagtttatttattatttagaaGAATAGAAGAAACGTACAGGACACAAAGAAGAGATGACAAGatg agCGTGAATAATGTTTTTTTCATGAATGTTGCAAATAATTATTCGAAATTAAACAAAGAAGAACGGGAAATAGAAATCCATAATTCTATGGCATCACGATATTATGCAAAAACGATGTTTGCAGCATTTCAAATGTTGTTTTCAACAATGTTAAGCAATAATGCAGATCATCTGGACAAAGCGTATGGATTAAGTGAAAAATATACAAGTAGCAACAAGTAC ttTGTATGTGAATATCAAGCAGTGGCAAGCGCAAATTTCTACTCGTCAAAAAAAGTGGGTCAGTTTATTGGCAGAAAATTTTTACCAATTACtactttttttctatatgtcAGACTTAAAGCATCAATTGATTGGGTCCATGGTATTGACTGTACCGATAAAGAACATAGTACAAAACATAGTTCTGGTAATAATTCTGAGTGTACTGAAGTAAAACCTTCTCCTggaagttttttttttaataactaTATGGCTCCTGAAGGAGCAcgatatttgtttttttactttttcacAAATTTATACCTCGATGCAGGCAAAAATTTTCCTGGAGGGTTTGGTCCTGCAATAAAAGAACAAACTCAACATGTGAAAGAACACGTACGAACGCAAACCTTCCGTTCATAG